In Jejubacter calystegiae, the following are encoded in one genomic region:
- the proP gene encoding glycine betaine/L-proline transporter ProP, whose product MSTGSIPNNQNNHKPSAQELTVSDITIVDRKLLKRAVGAAALGNTMEWFDFGVYSYLAVIIGKVFFPDASGAAQLIASFGTFAAAFLVRPIGGMVFGPLGDRFGRQKILALTMIMMSIGTFCIGLIPDYGSIGIAAPILLLVARLVQGFSTGGEYGGAATFIAEYSTDKRRGFMGSWLEFGTLGGYLLGASLVTLMTALLPEQAMLDWGWRIPFFLAAPLGIFGLYIRLKLEETPAFKEHMEKQDALEHSKPQLGLLKMLHQNRNQILKCMGLVLLFNVSNYMLTSYMPSYLTSVLGMSELTGLLLVMVIMFVMMPLTLMWGHWTDRIGRRPVIALGAIGLLLLSIPSFMLIGSGNLLAVFAGLAVLGILHTCFSGTMPATLPALFTTHIRYSALAIGFNLSVSLFGGTTPLVTAWLVDTTQNVMMPAYYMMGAGVIGLITVLTLRETAQKPLSGSSPTVASHAEAHRLIDRLRKQRAKKSRMPQTASE is encoded by the coding sequence ATGAGCACAGGATCGATACCGAATAACCAGAATAACCATAAGCCATCGGCACAGGAATTAACCGTTAGCGATATTACTATTGTTGACCGCAAACTATTAAAGCGCGCCGTTGGCGCTGCCGCGCTGGGCAATACCATGGAGTGGTTCGACTTCGGGGTATACAGCTATCTGGCCGTGATTATCGGCAAAGTCTTTTTCCCCGATGCCAGCGGCGCCGCACAGCTGATTGCCTCGTTCGGCACCTTTGCCGCCGCCTTCCTGGTGCGCCCCATCGGCGGAATGGTGTTTGGTCCGCTGGGCGACCGCTTTGGCCGCCAGAAGATCCTCGCCCTGACGATGATCATGATGTCGATCGGCACCTTCTGTATCGGACTCATCCCCGACTATGGCAGCATTGGCATCGCCGCGCCCATCCTGCTGCTGGTCGCTCGCCTGGTGCAGGGCTTTTCCACCGGCGGTGAATACGGCGGTGCGGCGACCTTTATTGCCGAATATTCCACCGATAAGCGGCGCGGCTTTATGGGAAGCTGGCTGGAATTTGGCACTCTGGGAGGTTACCTGCTGGGCGCCAGCCTGGTTACCCTCATGACCGCTCTGCTGCCGGAACAGGCGATGCTCGACTGGGGCTGGCGTATCCCCTTTTTCCTGGCCGCGCCGTTAGGCATTTTTGGCCTCTATATCCGCCTTAAGCTCGAAGAGACACCGGCGTTTAAAGAGCATATGGAAAAACAGGATGCCCTGGAGCACAGCAAGCCGCAGCTCGGCCTGTTAAAAATGCTGCACCAGAATCGCAATCAGATCCTCAAATGTATGGGGCTGGTACTGCTGTTTAACGTGTCGAATTATATGCTGACCTCTTATATGCCCAGCTATCTCACCAGCGTACTGGGGATGAGTGAACTCACCGGTCTGCTGCTGGTGATGGTCATTATGTTTGTGATGATGCCGCTGACTCTGATGTGGGGCCACTGGACGGATCGTATCGGCCGTCGCCCGGTAATTGCCCTGGGGGCTATCGGGCTGCTGCTGCTGTCCATTCCGAGCTTTATGCTGATCGGGTCGGGAAATCTGCTGGCGGTCTTTGCCGGCCTTGCGGTGCTGGGTATTCTGCATACCTGCTTTAGCGGCACCATGCCCGCCACGCTGCCAGCGCTGTTTACCACCCACATTCGCTACAGCGCTCTGGCCATTGGCTTTAACCTGTCGGTTTCACTGTTTGGCGGCACCACGCCGCTGGTCACCGCCTGGCTGGTGGATACCACCCAGAATGTCATGATGCCCGCGTACTATATGATGGGTGCCGGAGTCATCGGCCTGATCACCGTGCTGACGCTGCGCGAAACGGCTCAAAAGCCGCTGAGCGGATCGTCGCCCACCGTCGCCAGCCATGCCGAAGCGCACCGGCTGATCGACAGGCTGCGTAAGCAGCGGGCCAAAAAATCGCGTATGCCGCAAACGGCTAGCGAGTAA
- the nhaC gene encoding Na+/H+ antiporter NhaC, with amino-acid sequence MNAKQNNKKTLSLGLALLPIVAMLALLIVGYGVAGLRIEPLLLCSAAIAAALALWQGYSWDEIIDSIVSKLAKAMPVIMILICVGGLIGTWMFSGTIPYMVYWGLKLISPQYILIAAFFLTSVVSVCTGTSWGSAGTVGVALMGVAAGLDVSLPAAAGAVVSGAYFGDKISPLSDSTNFAAIVADTTLFEHIQHLLYTTIPSFLLAAAVYLLAGHSDMIGNVATPQRVTDIIANLEGLYHFNIVLILPPVLVLWGAVRKKPVIPLMLFACLLAIVLGIALQGLSLKQGLDAFMDGFNITMFDHGNAGVVADVPRLLNRGGMFSMMSTILLVFCAFSFAGALTLTGALTVIINRLLTIIRTTGQLIAATIGTTILVTGATSDGKLALLVPAELFKNAYRRMGLDNKNLSRTIEDAGTVIEPLLPWTSAGVYMATTLGVSTLDLLPWAVQCYAAIFFALIYGFTGFGIARLPQSKTQPQPQPVAE; translated from the coding sequence ATGAATGCGAAACAGAACAACAAAAAAACGCTGTCGCTCGGGCTGGCGCTACTGCCTATTGTCGCCATGCTGGCGCTGCTGATTGTGGGCTACGGCGTGGCGGGGCTGCGTATCGAACCGCTGCTGCTGTGTTCAGCGGCCATCGCGGCGGCTCTGGCGCTGTGGCAGGGCTATAGCTGGGATGAGATTATCGACTCCATCGTCAGCAAACTGGCGAAGGCGATGCCGGTGATTATGATCCTGATCTGCGTCGGCGGCCTGATCGGCACCTGGATGTTCAGCGGCACCATTCCCTACATGGTTTACTGGGGCCTGAAGCTGATTAGCCCCCAGTATATTCTGATCGCCGCCTTCTTTCTGACCAGCGTGGTATCGGTCTGTACCGGTACCTCCTGGGGCTCCGCCGGTACCGTCGGAGTGGCGTTGATGGGGGTGGCCGCCGGGCTGGACGTCTCCCTGCCTGCAGCGGCGGGCGCCGTGGTTTCCGGCGCCTACTTCGGCGATAAAATTTCGCCGCTTTCCGACTCCACCAACTTCGCCGCCATCGTGGCGGACACCACGCTGTTCGAGCATATCCAACACCTGCTCTATACCACTATCCCCAGCTTCCTGCTGGCCGCCGCGGTCTATCTGCTGGCCGGTCATAGCGACATGATCGGCAATGTGGCCACGCCCCAGCGCGTCACCGATATCATCGCCAACCTGGAAGGGCTGTACCACTTTAATATCGTGCTGATTCTGCCGCCGGTACTGGTACTGTGGGGCGCAGTACGTAAAAAGCCGGTGATTCCGCTGATGCTGTTTGCCTGCCTGCTGGCCATCGTCCTTGGGATTGCGCTACAGGGTTTGAGCCTGAAACAGGGGCTGGATGCCTTTATGGATGGCTTTAACATCACCATGTTCGACCATGGCAACGCCGGAGTGGTCGCCGATGTGCCGCGTCTGCTCAATCGCGGCGGCATGTTCTCGATGATGAGCACCATTCTGCTGGTGTTCTGCGCCTTCTCTTTTGCCGGCGCCCTGACGCTCACCGGCGCTCTGACCGTGATAATCAACCGTCTGCTGACCATTATCCGTACCACCGGCCAGTTGATTGCCGCCACCATCGGCACCACCATTCTGGTAACCGGCGCCACCAGCGACGGCAAGCTGGCGCTGCTGGTGCCTGCCGAACTGTTTAAAAACGCCTACCGCCGGATGGGGCTCGATAACAAGAATCTGTCGCGAACCATCGAAGACGCCGGAACCGTGATCGAACCGCTGTTGCCCTGGACCTCCGCCGGGGTCTATATGGCGACCACTCTGGGGGTCAGTACCCTCGACCTGCTGCCCTGGGCGGTCCAGTGCTACGCCGCTATCTTCTTCGCGCTGATCTACGGCTTTACCGGTTTTGGCATCGCCCGACTGCCGCAATCAAAGACACAGCCTCAGCCTCAACCGGTTGCGGAATAA
- the dbpA gene encoding ATP-dependent RNA helicase DbpA, which yields MTSFAELNALSAQQLSNLNELGYLTMTPVQAAALPAILAGKDVRAQAKTGSGKTAAFGLGLLQRIDGGRFNTQSLVLCPTRELADQVASELRRLARAIPNIKVLTLCGGVPFGAQRDSLTHAPHIIVATPGRLLDHLKKETVSLAALQTLVLDEADRMLDMGFADAIDEVITHAPAQRQTLLFSATWPQAIAAISQRIQRSPQTIEIDAVDELPAVEQRFYEVPRSGKIALLQQLLSREQPASCVVFCNTKKDCQAVCDALNESCQSALALHGDMEQRDRDQTLVRFANGSSRVLVATDVAARGLDIKALEMVINYELSWDPEVHVHRIGRTARAGKSGLAISLCAPEEAQRANLLEEMLNIKLQWLPQPGGLRITPLEATMATLCIDGGKKAKMRPGDILGALTGEMGLDGADIGKIVIHPMHAYVAVKQSQARHAWKQLQQGKIKGRAVKVRLLK from the coding sequence GTGACCTCATTTGCCGAACTCAACGCGCTGTCCGCGCAACAGCTTTCTAACCTTAACGAACTGGGCTACCTGACCATGACGCCGGTTCAGGCCGCGGCGCTACCGGCGATCCTCGCAGGAAAAGACGTGCGGGCGCAGGCGAAAACCGGCAGCGGTAAAACGGCGGCCTTTGGTCTGGGGCTGTTGCAGCGCATTGATGGCGGACGTTTTAATACTCAGTCGCTGGTGCTGTGCCCGACCCGTGAACTGGCCGACCAGGTGGCAAGCGAACTGCGCCGTCTGGCCCGGGCGATACCTAACATCAAGGTGCTGACTCTGTGCGGCGGCGTGCCGTTCGGCGCCCAGCGTGATTCGCTGACTCACGCGCCTCATATTATTGTCGCCACGCCGGGTCGCCTGCTAGATCACCTGAAGAAAGAGACGGTCAGCCTGGCGGCGTTGCAGACCCTGGTGCTGGATGAAGCCGACCGGATGCTCGATATGGGCTTTGCCGATGCCATCGATGAGGTCATCACCCATGCTCCCGCTCAGCGCCAGACGCTGCTGTTTTCCGCCACCTGGCCCCAGGCGATTGCCGCCATCAGCCAGCGTATTCAGCGCTCTCCGCAAACCATTGAGATTGATGCGGTGGATGAACTGCCCGCGGTAGAGCAGCGCTTCTACGAGGTGCCGCGCAGCGGCAAAATCGCTCTGCTGCAACAGCTTCTGAGCCGTGAACAGCCCGCTTCCTGCGTGGTGTTCTGCAATACCAAAAAGGATTGTCAGGCGGTGTGCGATGCCCTGAATGAAAGCTGCCAGAGCGCGCTGGCGCTGCACGGCGATATGGAGCAGCGCGATCGTGACCAGACCCTGGTGCGTTTTGCCAACGGCAGCAGCCGGGTACTGGTGGCGACCGACGTAGCGGCGCGCGGGCTGGATATCAAGGCGCTGGAGATGGTGATTAACTACGAACTGTCGTGGGACCCGGAAGTGCACGTGCACCGCATTGGTCGTACCGCCCGGGCCGGTAAAAGCGGTCTGGCCATTAGCCTGTGCGCCCCGGAAGAGGCCCAGCGCGCCAACCTGCTGGAAGAGATGCTGAATATCAAACTCCAGTGGCTGCCGCAGCCCGGCGGGCTACGCATCACGCCACTGGAGGCCACGATGGCGACGCTGTGCATCGACGGTGGCAAAAAAGCCAAAATGCGCCCTGGCGATATTCTGGGCGCGCTAACCGGTGAAATGGGTCTGGACGGCGCCGATATCGGCAAGATTGTGATCCACCCCATGCATGCTTACGTGGCGGTAAAGCAAAGCCAGGCGCGCCATGCCTGGAAGCAGCTACAGCAGGGCAAAATTAAGGGCAGGGCGGTGAAGGTGCGGTTGTTGAAGTAG
- a CDS encoding heavy-metal-associated domain-containing protein, with protein MKKIICLALMLIAPLGWAANKKVTLDVSQMTCPLCVISINKALRGTDGVIKAKASMKTHQADVVVPADFDNQKLLAAVAKTGFSAKIHDVTDIQ; from the coding sequence ATGAAAAAGATAATTTGCCTGGCGCTGATGCTGATTGCCCCTCTGGGCTGGGCCGCCAACAAAAAAGTGACGCTCGATGTCAGTCAGATGACCTGCCCGCTGTGCGTTATCTCAATCAACAAAGCGCTGCGCGGCACCGATGGCGTTATCAAAGCCAAAGCGTCGATGAAAACCCATCAGGCCGATGTGGTCGTCCCGGCGGATTTTGATAACCAGAAGCTGCTGGCGGCGGTCGCCAAAACCGGCTTTAGCGCGAAGATTCACGACGTCACTGATATTCAGTGA
- a CDS encoding transglutaminase-like domain-containing protein has product MERRNFLKGAAALSTLGLVSPVWSETKSAKQPAVSASSQWRRFVMTQTYNLKVPEGSEGKVNLWVPVPENTDFQQLVNLSFSGNYQKAVLNANNRYGAKMLFVTWPDSEGKLELKVEMTIETRDWEVLKQNKLADWQLPEQDAVIPDTIQPWLKATPHIAIDGVVKETAHKIIGNEKSPLKQARLIHDWVSSNMHRDESVIGCGTGDVGEILKTGKLGGKCTDINSVFVALCRAAGIPAREMFGIRLGATHKLADYSKKAFGSADAQGVAKISGGQHCRAMFWLAGFGWVPADPADVTKMRLAEKQENDSPAVKAVNDYLFGNWEMNWVGFNFGRDFALSPEAEQGDVNNLGYPYAEVDGDPLNFYDPATFSYDYVSVERR; this is encoded by the coding sequence ATGGAAAGGCGTAACTTTCTTAAAGGCGCGGCGGCGCTCTCTACATTGGGGCTGGTCAGCCCGGTCTGGTCTGAAACCAAAAGCGCTAAGCAGCCCGCCGTCTCCGCTTCCAGCCAATGGCGCCGTTTTGTCATGACCCAGACTTACAACCTGAAGGTGCCGGAAGGTTCCGAAGGCAAAGTCAATCTGTGGGTGCCGGTGCCCGAAAATACCGACTTCCAGCAGCTGGTAAATCTCTCCTTTAGCGGCAACTACCAGAAGGCCGTACTCAACGCCAATAACCGCTACGGCGCGAAGATGCTGTTCGTCACCTGGCCGGACTCCGAAGGCAAGCTGGAGCTGAAGGTCGAAATGACCATCGAAACCCGCGACTGGGAAGTGCTGAAACAGAATAAACTGGCCGACTGGCAGCTACCAGAACAGGACGCCGTCATTCCAGACACCATTCAGCCCTGGCTGAAAGCCACCCCGCATATCGCCATCGACGGCGTGGTTAAAGAGACCGCGCACAAGATTATCGGCAACGAAAAATCCCCGCTGAAACAGGCGCGCCTGATCCATGACTGGGTCAGCAGCAATATGCATCGCGACGAGTCGGTTATCGGCTGCGGCACCGGAGACGTGGGCGAGATCCTGAAAACCGGCAAACTGGGCGGCAAATGCACCGACATCAACTCGGTCTTTGTGGCGCTGTGCCGCGCCGCAGGCATTCCGGCCCGCGAAATGTTCGGTATTCGTCTGGGAGCCACCCACAAACTGGCGGACTATTCGAAAAAAGCCTTCGGCAGCGCAGATGCCCAGGGCGTGGCAAAAATCAGCGGCGGCCAGCACTGCCGGGCCATGTTCTGGCTGGCGGGCTTTGGCTGGGTTCCGGCCGACCCGGCAGACGTTACCAAAATGCGTCTGGCCGAAAAGCAAGAGAACGACTCTCCGGCCGTGAAAGCGGTGAACGATTATCTGTTCGGCAACTGGGAGATGAACTGGGTGGGCTTTAACTTCGGCCGCGATTTCGCCCTCTCTCCAGAAGCGGAACAGGGCGACGTCAACAACCTTGGCTATCCTTATGCGGAAGTGGATGGCGATCCGCTCAACTTCTACGATCCGGCAACATTCAGTTATGACTATGTCAGCGTCGAACGGCGTTAA
- a CDS encoding LacI family DNA-binding transcriptional regulator, giving the protein MPTIKDVARLAGVSTATVSRVINQTAWVEPATRERVEKAMRELNYRRNAAALALAKRSGDMLGLLTGNLADPFFARLARGVEEVARQHGFRLMVCSGGHQESMEKSGLDFLINQGCEVIVVHASRLSDRDLLRYAAHTPGMVLVNRYIAAMANRCVWLENHAAAMQATLHLLENGHRCIACITSDLPIDDRHQRLEGYRSALAQYGITPPHEWIISVPFNEEGGEQAARQLLDNGVPFTAAFTFNDVMAAGIMRILHQQGVALPERLSLVGFDDVVLARYLHPALTTIHYPVETMARQAGQLAIQLYRGQTPPPRSNGFCAELVVRDSVCPRVNG; this is encoded by the coding sequence ATGCCAACCATCAAAGACGTCGCCCGACTGGCGGGCGTTTCCACCGCCACCGTTTCAAGAGTGATCAATCAAACCGCCTGGGTGGAGCCAGCGACCCGGGAGCGGGTCGAAAAAGCCATGCGCGAACTCAACTACCGGCGCAATGCGGCGGCTCTGGCGCTGGCGAAACGCAGCGGCGATATGCTCGGCCTGCTGACCGGCAACCTTGCCGACCCCTTTTTTGCCCGGCTGGCCCGGGGCGTTGAGGAAGTCGCCCGACAGCACGGTTTCCGCCTGATGGTGTGCAGCGGCGGCCACCAGGAAAGCATGGAGAAATCCGGCCTCGATTTTCTGATTAACCAGGGCTGTGAAGTCATTGTGGTGCACGCCAGTCGCCTGAGCGATCGCGACCTGCTGCGCTACGCCGCCCATACTCCCGGAATGGTGCTGGTGAACCGCTATATTGCCGCCATGGCTAACCGCTGCGTCTGGTTGGAAAATCACGCTGCCGCCATGCAGGCCACCCTGCATCTGCTGGAAAACGGCCACCGCTGCATCGCCTGCATCACCTCGGATCTGCCCATCGACGATCGCCACCAGCGTCTGGAAGGCTACCGCTCAGCGCTGGCGCAGTACGGCATTACGCCGCCCCACGAGTGGATTATCAGCGTGCCTTTTAACGAGGAAGGCGGCGAACAGGCGGCCCGTCAGTTGCTGGACAACGGTGTTCCATTTACCGCCGCCTTTACCTTTAACGATGTGATGGCCGCCGGCATTATGCGCATCCTGCATCAGCAGGGGGTGGCGCTTCCCGAACGTCTGTCGCTGGTCGGTTTCGACGATGTGGTGCTGGCCCGTTACCTGCATCCTGCCCTGACCACCATCCACTACCCGGTGGAGACCATGGCCCGCCAGGCCGGTCAACTGGCGATTCAGCTTTACCGGGGACAGACCCCGCCGCCGCGCAGTAACGGCTTTTGCGCCGAACTGGTGGTCAGAGACTCGGTCTGCCCGCGGGTCAATGGATAA
- a CDS encoding MalY/PatB family protein yields the protein MTENFDRIIERRGTGSVKWDAVDGSGLPMWVSDVDFAAPPAVLAALHQRADHGVFGYSTRNQAYDDALLAWFAGRHNLTLDSQWICCVEGVVPGLALLLQMLSQPGDGVVIQGPYYGSFAKIITLNGRALLENPLIEDPQFGYRMDLDQLEQLFQRHRPPLMILCNPHNPTGRCWSADELTRLLALCERYDVTLLSDEIWADLLLPGNRFTSVLHLDSRWHPRIIAATAPSKTFGLSSLRLSNFLIPDATLRQRFLQRLDAHGLDVFNAMSLTASTAALRHGAGWLDELLAWLAENRRWFCKQAAQHLPWARITPAQGTYLLWVDCRALGLDDDTLKQRITEQAGIIPSMGASFGPTGRGFIRLNLGCPRRYLEQALAGLRQIQPA from the coding sequence ATGACAGAGAATTTCGATCGGATTATTGAGCGCCGCGGCACCGGTTCGGTGAAGTGGGATGCGGTGGACGGCTCCGGGCTCCCCATGTGGGTTTCGGACGTAGACTTCGCAGCACCACCGGCGGTGCTGGCCGCCCTGCACCAGCGGGCGGATCACGGTGTCTTCGGCTACAGCACCCGCAATCAGGCGTATGACGATGCGCTACTGGCCTGGTTTGCCGGACGACACAACCTGACGCTGGACTCGCAGTGGATCTGCTGCGTGGAAGGCGTGGTCCCCGGGCTGGCGCTGCTGTTGCAGATGCTCAGCCAGCCCGGCGATGGCGTGGTGATTCAGGGGCCTTACTATGGCTCATTCGCCAAAATCATCACCCTTAACGGCCGCGCGCTACTGGAAAATCCCCTGATCGAGGATCCTCAGTTCGGCTACCGGATGGATCTCGACCAACTGGAGCAGTTGTTCCAGCGCCATCGGCCACCGCTGATGATTCTGTGTAATCCCCATAATCCTACCGGACGCTGCTGGTCTGCCGACGAGCTGACCCGCCTGCTGGCGCTGTGCGAACGCTACGATGTCACCCTGCTTTCCGACGAAATCTGGGCCGATCTGCTGCTGCCGGGTAACCGCTTTACCTCGGTACTGCATCTGGACTCGCGCTGGCACCCGCGCATCATCGCCGCCACCGCCCCCAGTAAGACCTTTGGTCTGTCGTCGCTGCGTCTGTCTAACTTCCTGATTCCGGATGCCACGCTGCGTCAGCGTTTTTTGCAACGTCTGGACGCCCACGGGCTGGATGTGTTCAACGCCATGTCGCTGACCGCGTCCACGGCGGCGCTACGCCACGGCGCCGGGTGGCTGGATGAACTGCTGGCCTGGCTGGCGGAAAACCGGCGCTGGTTTTGCAAGCAGGCGGCTCAGCATCTGCCCTGGGCCAGAATCACGCCCGCCCAGGGCACCTATCTGCTATGGGTGGACTGCCGCGCCCTGGGGCTGGATGACGATACCCTGAAGCAGCGGATAACCGAACAGGCAGGTATTATCCCTTCAATGGGCGCCAGTTTCGGCCCCACGGGGCGGGGCTTTATCCGCCTTAACCTCGGGTGCCCGCGCCGCTATCTGGAGCAGGCGCTGGCAGGGCTGAGGCAAATTCAGCCTGCGTAA
- a CDS encoding M81 family metallopeptidase: MRILIAGFQHETNTFALNKAGWDNFVKGEGFPAMQHGEKMFELAETNIPAGGFIQAASRDGHTLLPVIWTAASPSAQVTQEAYERICQQIIAQARELKPDAVYLDLHGAMVAEHYDDGEGELLRRMRETVGDHTPIIVSLDLHANVTNAMLHHATAMVAFRTYPHVDMAATGQKAYELLLNAANGPLIQESARIPFLIPINGMCTFMEPAKGIYQLLEELEKQPGVSSLSFAPGFPAADFPECGPVVWGYGSDGAAVERTVRMLRDAVCNAESAWAVEFLSPEEAVAQAQKLALTATRPVIIADTQDNPGAGGSGDTTGILHALIAADANAALGLLLDPEAVKAAIAAGKGKPVTLALGGKSDTQGDPAVNDTFIVDEISEGKCRFDGPMMHGIAVDVGPVVTLRHCNIKVVVSSVKSQMLDRNLFRLGGINPEQESILVVKSSVHFRADFQPIASAILVAKSRGEMKADSQDLPWTRLPEGIRIAPLGKSFKMPC, translated from the coding sequence ATGCGTATTTTAATCGCGGGCTTTCAGCACGAAACCAACACCTTTGCCTTAAACAAAGCCGGATGGGACAACTTTGTTAAAGGAGAAGGTTTCCCCGCCATGCAGCACGGTGAAAAAATGTTCGAACTGGCCGAAACCAACATTCCTGCCGGAGGATTTATTCAGGCCGCCAGCCGGGATGGACACACCCTGCTACCGGTTATCTGGACCGCGGCCAGCCCGTCCGCACAGGTTACGCAGGAGGCTTACGAGAGAATTTGCCAGCAGATTATTGCTCAGGCCCGGGAGTTAAAGCCCGATGCGGTCTACCTGGATCTACACGGCGCAATGGTTGCGGAACATTATGACGACGGCGAAGGCGAGCTACTGCGCAGAATGCGTGAAACCGTGGGGGACCATACACCGATTATCGTTAGCCTGGATCTGCATGCCAACGTGACGAACGCCATGCTGCACCACGCAACGGCAATGGTGGCTTTCCGTACTTATCCCCATGTCGATATGGCGGCAACGGGGCAAAAAGCTTACGAATTACTGCTGAATGCGGCCAATGGCCCCTTGATTCAGGAAAGTGCCCGCATTCCATTTCTGATCCCCATTAATGGGATGTGCACCTTTATGGAGCCTGCGAAAGGAATCTATCAACTGCTGGAAGAACTTGAAAAACAGCCGGGTGTCAGTTCGCTGTCTTTCGCACCGGGATTCCCCGCCGCAGACTTCCCGGAATGCGGCCCCGTGGTCTGGGGCTACGGAAGCGACGGAGCAGCGGTGGAACGCACCGTCAGGATGCTTCGCGACGCCGTCTGCAATGCCGAATCCGCCTGGGCGGTAGAGTTTCTTTCACCGGAAGAGGCCGTTGCCCAGGCGCAGAAGCTGGCGCTCACGGCAACCCGCCCCGTTATCATTGCAGATACCCAGGATAACCCTGGCGCTGGCGGCAGTGGCGATACCACCGGCATTCTGCATGCGCTGATCGCGGCAGATGCCAATGCCGCCCTGGGATTACTGCTGGATCCAGAAGCCGTGAAAGCGGCTATCGCTGCTGGCAAGGGAAAACCGGTGACATTAGCCCTGGGTGGCAAAAGCGATACCCAGGGCGATCCGGCCGTTAACGACACATTTATCGTGGATGAGATCAGTGAAGGAAAGTGTCGATTCGACGGTCCGATGATGCACGGCATTGCCGTTGATGTCGGCCCCGTAGTGACGCTGCGGCATTGCAACATTAAGGTCGTGGTCAGCAGCGTTAAGTCGCAGATGCTCGACCGCAACCTGTTCCGGCTGGGCGGAATTAACCCGGAACAGGAAAGCATTCTGGTGGTGAAAAGCTCCGTTCATTTTCGCGCTGACTTCCAGCCGATCGCCAGCGCTATTCTGGTGGCGAAATCCCGGGGAGAAATGAAAGCCGACAGCCAGGATCTGCCGTGGACCCGTCTGCCCGAAGGAATTCGAATCGCACCGCTGGGCAAGTCGTTTAAAATGCCGTGCTAA
- a CDS encoding mercuric transporter MerT family protein, which produces MSASNGVKSGLVTLLAALVAAGASTLCCIGPLLYLLFGISAAGLIGIPALDWLQIPMIILSVGLMARGFWRLYLSPKPICVNVVSRRVLEWLYWLSVPLVLLLITYPWVLPWILETME; this is translated from the coding sequence ATGTCAGCGTCGAACGGCGTTAAGAGCGGCCTGGTCACCCTGCTGGCGGCACTGGTGGCCGCGGGTGCTTCCACGCTGTGCTGTATCGGGCCGCTGCTCTATCTGCTGTTCGGCATCTCCGCCGCCGGACTGATTGGCATTCCGGCGCTGGACTGGCTGCAGATCCCGATGATTATTCTGTCAGTCGGCCTGATGGCGCGCGGTTTCTGGCGGCTTTATCTGTCGCCGAAGCCCATCTGCGTTAACGTAGTCAGCCGTCGGGTGCTGGAATGGCTTTACTGGCTGTCGGTCCCGCTGGTGTTGCTGCTCATCACCTACCCCTGGGTGCTACCCTGGATACTGGAAACGATGGAATGA
- a CDS encoding chemotaxis protein, protein MDNFQKDIDDRVNLTLSNRFELLLFRLGPSEHDGKSELFGINVFKLREIVPMPDYTKPVGVRHPVLGMVNIRDQIIPVIDLPAVLGCRPSGGMNILLITEYARTVQAFAVESVENIVRLDWTQIHTAEKLVNGQYITSVARLDDDPTSNNLAMVIDVEQVLHDIVPTKHDLHATHNDLPQIDIKPGSVVIVAEDSKVARAMLEKGLQAMKLPALMHVTGKDAWLKIEELAAQAQQEGVHISEKIALVLTDLEMPEMDGFTLTRKIKTHSQLQSIPVVIHSSLSGSANEEHVRKVRADGYVAKFEINELSSVITRVMR, encoded by the coding sequence ATGGATAATTTCCAGAAAGATATTGATGACAGGGTGAATCTCACGCTATCGAACCGCTTTGAACTGCTGTTGTTTCGCCTTGGTCCATCTGAACACGATGGAAAATCGGAGCTGTTCGGCATTAACGTATTTAAACTGCGCGAAATCGTACCGATGCCTGACTACACCAAACCGGTTGGGGTGCGGCATCCGGTACTGGGAATGGTGAATATTCGCGACCAGATAATCCCGGTGATTGACCTGCCCGCGGTTCTGGGCTGTCGCCCTTCGGGCGGGATGAATATTTTGCTGATTACCGAGTACGCGCGTACCGTTCAGGCCTTTGCCGTGGAGTCGGTGGAAAATATCGTGCGTCTGGACTGGACCCAGATTCACACCGCGGAAAAACTGGTCAACGGGCAGTACATCACAAGCGTAGCCCGGCTGGATGACGATCCGACCAGCAATAACCTGGCGATGGTGATCGACGTGGAACAGGTGCTGCACGATATCGTTCCCACCAAACACGACCTGCACGCCACCCATAACGATCTGCCGCAGATTGACATTAAGCCGGGGTCGGTGGTGATTGTCGCCGAAGATTCCAAAGTGGCGCGCGCTATGCTGGAAAAAGGGCTACAGGCCATGAAGCTGCCGGCGTTGATGCATGTGACCGGCAAGGATGCATGGCTGAAAATCGAGGAGCTGGCCGCCCAGGCGCAGCAGGAAGGCGTGCACATCAGTGAAAAGATCGCACTGGTGCTGACTGACCTGGAAATGCCGGAAATGGACGGCTTTACTCTGACTCGTAAAATTAAAACCCACAGCCAGTTGCAAAGCATTCCGGTGGTCATTCACTCATCACTTTCCGGCAGCGCTAACGAGGAACACGTCCGCAAAGTGCGAGCCGACGGCTATGTCGCCAAGTTTGAGATCAACGAGCTGTCGTCGGTTATTACGCGGGTGATGCGTTAG